Part of the Limihaloglobus sulfuriphilus genome is shown below.
CCTGGAACTCTTGGTGGAGCGGTGGAATGCGTAGATATCAAGAGGAACGCCAGAGGAGAAATCGGGGCACTGGGCCGGACCTGACGCTGAGGTACGAAAGCATGGGTAGCGAACGGGATTAGATACCCCGGTAGTCCATGCCGTAAACGATGTGTACTAGACTGTTGTCAATCTGACTTGATGGCAGTCGCAGCAAAAGTGTTAAGTACACCGCCTGGGGAGTACGGTCGCAAGGCTAAAACTCAAAGGAATTGACGGGGGCTCACACAAGCGGTGGAGCATGTGGATTAATTCGAAGCAACGCGCAGAACCTTACCTGGGTTTGACATGTTTGTATGCCATTGTGGAAACACTCTAAGGCTGCCCTTCGGGGTGAAACTTACACAGGTGCTGCATGGCCGTCGTCAGCTCGTGTCGTGAGATGTTGGGTTAAGTCCTTAAACGAGCGAAACCCTTGCCGTTAGTTACCATCAGGTTATGCTGGGGACTCTAACGGGACTGCCGGTGTTAAACCGGAGGAAGGTGGGGATGACGTCAGGTCCTCATGGCCTTTATGCCCAGGGCTTCACACGTGCTACAATGGGCTGTACAGAGCGAAGCAAGACCGCGAGGTGGAGCAAATCGCACAAAGCAGTCCTCAGTTCGGATTGCAGGCTGACAACTCGCCTGCATGAAGTTGGAATCGCTAGTAATCGCGTATCAGCTATGACGCGGTGAATGTGTTCCTGAGCCTTGTACACACCGCCCGTCAAGTCACGGAAATCGGGAGCACCCGAAGTAGGCTTGCTAACCCGCTTGCGGGAAGCGGCTTCCTACGGTGAACTCGGTAACTGGGACTAAGTCGTAACAAGGTAGCCGTAGGGGAACCTGCGGCTGGATCACCTCCTTTCTAAGGATAATTATGGGGATGATGTTGAGCAATTGTGCTCTTTATAACATCTAAGAAACCCCAAATGTCAGCCATTTTCATGGTGCTTGACGACAACTGTTATTTGATAATTAAAAGCCCTCGAGCAGAAATGCCCGGGGGCTTTTTTTCGTTGACAAGAGACATTTTTACAAGTAAAATAAGGTTCTAATGTTGTTATACAGGTGAATCCATGACAGACAAAGCTTATAAAACACTGCTAAAAGAGCTGAAAAAAGAGGCCCAAAAAGCCAAACACAACAGCAAGGAAGAAGCTATTGCTACACTTCACAGAATAGGTATCTGCACAAAAACAGGAAAGCTGAAGAAGCCTTACCGGACTGCTAAGTAATGTATTCTGTATTGCCTTCATTTGTTCTGGGGTTTCACGGTTGTGATGAATCTGTGGCTGAGGATGTCTTTTCAGGCAGGGCTGAATTAAAATTTTCAGATAACGATTACGACTGGCTTGGCAACGGCATATACTTTTGGGAAAATAATCCCGTCAGGGCTCTTGAATTCGCAAAACAGGTAAAGCTGTTTCCTCAAATATCTCGGGGTAAAGTTAAGAAAGCCGCAGTAGTTGGTGCTATTATTGATTTGGGGCATTGCTTAAATCTGCTCGATTCCAAATTCATAGAGTTTTTAAAATTTGGTTACGAAGTGGTAGCTGAAAATATTAAACAGTACGATGAGCCAATGCCGGAAAACACCCCTGTAAAACGGGATGGCGACTTGCTTATAAGGCGCCTCGATTGTGCAGTTGTTGAAGCCGTGCACGAGAAACAGGATTGGCTGGTTGAAAAGGGAAAGGCCGATTACAAATTCGATACAACACGCGGAGTTTTTATAGAAGGAAAAGAGATTTATCCCAATTCAGGGTTCAGGGACAAAAATCATATCCAAATATGTGTGAGAAATCCAGCTTGTATCAAGGGTTATTTCAGGGTGAGGAGTGAATGATCTATTGCTATATTTTTCTGATGTTGATTAGATCGAGTTGAGGTGAAAGATGATAAAATTCGAATGCCCGGTATGTAACCATTTACTATGCGCACAAGATGAGCAGGTGGGGACCACTCATAAATGCCCTAATTGCGGAGAAGTGTTGAAAGTTCCATTAACATGTGACTTAAAAGAGGAGTTTACACAACAAACAGCACTATTCAATTGTTTTTGACTTTTTTAAGCATGGGTGTTGGAGGTTCAGTTGTGTATATATGGGCTCTCTTTGATATATTATTAGTAAAACATGATAGTGATGGGCATCCTTTCTGTAATTTGTTTTCATCTGATCTTAAGCATATGTCAAGTGGATCTTTACAGCTGTATAGGATTTCTAAAGAGACGAGCAGTTTCAATAATCGAAATATAATAAGCAATGATGAATACAAAGGTTCGTTAAAAACAAAAAGAGTGAGAAAACCCATACCCGAAAAAGTGAAACATGAAGTTTGGAGAAGGGATCAAGGTAAGTGCGTTTGTTGTGGTAGTAATGAAAATCTGGAATTTGATCATATTATACCACACAGTAAGGGTGGAGCAGACACCGCTAGAAATTTGCAGCTGCTGTGCCAAAGCTGCAATCGAAAAAAAAGTGATAGTATTTGAAAGTCTTCAAAATTAAATGGCTAACCCGCTTGCGGGAAGCGGCTTCCTACGGTGAACTCGGTAACTGGGACTAAGTCGTAACAAGGTAGCCGTAGGGGAACCTGCGGCTGGATCACCTCCTTTCTAAGGATAATTATGGGGATGATGTTGAGCAATTGTGCTCTTTATAACATCTAAAAAACCCCAAATGTCAGCCATTTTACAGGCGGGTGACGACAACTGTTATTTGATAATTAAAAGCCCTCGAGCAGAAATGCCCGGGGGCTTTTTTCGTTGCGAGATGGTCAGTCTGATCAGACAGATCGGACTGATTGATCTGACGGATCAGTCTGATTGGTCGGATAACAACCCACTTCAACCAAAGGGAAAATCAATTCGCCGGCAATCATAGCTGAAAAAGCCCTTGATATTTGGTAAAGAGTTTGTATAAATTACATCTCTGCCGGAAAATCCGGCGTTTTTTGGCTGTTAATCAGTCTGAAAGGTCAGTATATGTTTGAACGCGGCAATATAATTACAGTTGGTATTCGCCCGGCCTGGGATGTTGTATGTTCGGCCGATGGTATCGAGTGGGGCGATCATAAGGTTCTTGACGCCAGGACAAGCGTACCTGCCGGCAAGGCTCTCAATGTCTCCAAGGCGCTTGCCTGGCTTGGTTATCCAAGCATCGCGACAGGCCTGTGGGGGCAGGAAGATTATGACGAGATGGCGGAGCAGCTTCGGCCTCTGAGCAGTTTTATCGATATCCGTTTCGCCGCGGTTCGCGGGCATACCAGACAGAATATAACCCTTCGGGATACCAGGAAAAACCGTGAAATGCATCTTCGCCTTCCCGGAACTCTTGCCAACAAGGGCTCAATCCGCCGCATGTCTGATCAGCTTTTGCGAATGATCGACAAGGATGATGTACTCGTATTCGGCGGAAGTATGCCGGAAGGTGCACTGCTTGAGGAGGTTGTCTCGCTTATCTGGGACTGCAAACAGAAGCATACAAACATCATACTCGATACCAGCGGAACAGCTCTCGAGAGGTTGGTAAGCAGCGGGCAGATATCGCTGATTTCACCTAATATCACAGAGCTTGAAAACCTGCTCAATTGCAGGGTAAAAGAAGATCCGCAGGCTGTATTACGTGCCGGCAGGCGCCTTCTGGATAAGGTTTCTGCTTTGATTGTGAGCCTGGGCTCTGAAGGTGCGGTTTTTATCAGCCGCGATGAGTGCTGGCATTCTTTTTATGCCGGTGCTGACAGGGATGTGCTCAAGACCGTTGCCGGCGGAGATTATCTGCTTGCAGGTTTTATCGCCGGCATGAAAGAAAATCCAAGCCCTGAATACGCCCTGACAAAGGCAGTCCGGCTTGCTACCGGATTTGTTTTCGGCCTTTGCAAAGACCATGAGCCGTGGCAGCTTGATGAAATGCTCGAAATAGAAACGAACCACTTGTAGGCCGCAGGGGTATAGATAATACGTGATGTGCGGCTGACGTTGTTCGTGCGGGTTTAATACCTCCAGACGGAACGGATATACAGCTTTCATATCAAAGATTAACCGTAAACAATTATAAACGATGGACATATGCATTTTGTAAGAAATATATTAGCCCTGCCGCTTCGACTCGCGGCCGTTATCGCGGGATTGATCCCCATAGTTGATGTCGGCACAGTGCTGCACTTGATACTCCGTGTTACCGATGATCCGGAAGACGGGCTGCGTTATTTAGCGTACGGGCTCACTCGTTTTGGTTATGCTGAAATGGAGCCGGTTGCACAGAAACTCATGGAGCGTTACCGTGACAGCAGATTTGCCGAGATGATGGGCAACGCGGCCTTTTTCAAGAATAACAAAATTTCTGCCAAAGAGTGGACTCTCGCGGCTGAATACGCAGACTGTACGAATCTTGAGATGCTTCTCGGGCTCAAATACCAGCTCAGCCTTGATGAGCCCAAAGAAAAGCGGCTTGCTATTCTCGACGAAATTATTTCCCGCCGCGACCTGCCGATGGCTATCAGCCTTCAGGCCTATCCGATACGCTGCTACAGTTTTCTGCTTGAGCGTGAATGGGGCAAGGCTGTGAAGCTGGCAGAAAAGATTCTCCAGATAATCGAAAGCCCGATGGCCCACCTGGCAAACTACTGCAAATATTATACTGCCGGCAAAGATGAAGCGGCGTTTAAGGAGCTTTGTGACGCTCAGCGTCTGTGGCAAATGGGGCCGTTTGAATCTGTGGGAGCCCAAATTTGCTATGTCGCAGGCGATATGTACAGGGCCTGTGAGTATCTGGCGATGGCTATAGACGGCGGCTTTGACCCTGACAAGGCGGGAGAGGAATGGAAAGAGCTCGCGCAAAGTGATGATTTTAATAGATTTATGGATCAAAGGCAGGCGGGCAATGATTAACTTAACCTTTTTGCTGTATCTTTTCCCCGGCTTGATAATCGGACTGACTTTTCACGAGGCGGCACACGCCTACAGCGCGCTGCTGCTTGGCGATAAAACGGCTTACAAGATGGGGCGGGTCAGCCTTGATCCGCTCAGGCATCTTTCGCCGCTTGGAACTCTTGCGTTGTTTTTCCTGGGCTTTGGCTGGGGAAAACCGGTT
Proteins encoded:
- a CDS encoding HNH endonuclease encodes the protein MSSGSLQLYRISKETSSFNNRNIISNDEYKGSLKTKRVRKPIPEKVKHEVWRRDQGKCVCCGSNENLEFDHIIPHSKGGADTARNLQLLCQSCNRKKSDSI
- a CDS encoding 1-phosphofructokinase family hexose kinase; translated protein: MFERGNIITVGIRPAWDVVCSADGIEWGDHKVLDARTSVPAGKALNVSKALAWLGYPSIATGLWGQEDYDEMAEQLRPLSSFIDIRFAAVRGHTRQNITLRDTRKNREMHLRLPGTLANKGSIRRMSDQLLRMIDKDDVLVFGGSMPEGALLEEVVSLIWDCKQKHTNIILDTSGTALERLVSSGQISLISPNITELENLLNCRVKEDPQAVLRAGRRLLDKVSALIVSLGSEGAVFISRDECWHSFYAGADRDVLKTVAGGDYLLAGFIAGMKENPSPEYALTKAVRLATGFVFGLCKDHEPWQLDEMLEIETNHL